TATCTTTTATTCTGATACAGAAACTTCTTTAACTTCACTTTCCCATAAGCCATGTTTTGTACAGTAAGCCATTGCAGTAAGTTTAAGTTTGTTTGAAGTAGGAACGATGTAGAAATCAACTTCAACATGATCTTTTTGGTTACCAAGTGTACCAGGTGTAAATGTAGCCTGTCCAAGTAGAGTTTCTCCGTTCCATAATTGAACATATGCAATGTAGTGATCAAAATCATCAGGATGCGAATATTCGTTACCAACTTTTACTTTAACTTTGAATTTTTCACCTTTTTTTGCAGTGTCTTCACAATGCACGAACGGTGAATGTCTGTCGATGTAATCTTTTTTTGCTTCTCTGTCGATTTGAGAGATGTCTTGATATCTGTTAATTTTTGGCATTTTTGCCTCCTTTTGTTAAAATTTTTATGAATTATAACAGAAAAAAAGAAAAAAGACAAATTTTATCTTTTTACTTAAATACTCAATTGATAAAAAATATTAAAAAGGTAGTTATGAAAAAAATAGAGATATATACCGACGGCAGTTCCTTGGGAAATCCTGGACCGGGAGGATGGTGTTCCGTTTTAAGATATAAAGGTCATGAAAAAACTATAAGTGGGGGAGAAGAACTGACAACAAATAACAGAATGGAATTAAAAGCCGTAATCGAAGCGTTAAAATTATTAAAAGAGCCTTGTGAAATTGATTTGTATGCCGATTCGACTTATGTGTTAAAAGGTATAAGCGAATGGTTGGAAAATTGGAAAAAAAAGAATTTTAAAAATGTTAAAAATGTTGATTTATGGCAGGAGTTTATTGAAATAAGCAAACCTCATATTATTAATGTGAATTGGGTTAAAGGGCATTCGGGACATAGGGAAAATGAAATTTGTGATAAAATTGCAAAAGAAGAAGCAGCAAAAAGGAAAAAATAATGCTTATATCTCAAGAAGAGATTAAAAAATATTTGTCTCAAGTGCCTCCTGTACCGGAGAGCGCTATGAACACTTTGAAATATTTAAAAGAAGGCGATTTAAAAAAAGCGGCACTTGAAGCAGAAAATGATCTGGTTTTAAAAAAACAGATCGAACATGTAGTTAATTCCGCTTATTTTTCTCTACCTAATAAAGTGGAAGACACGGTTCAGCTTTTTACCATGATAGGTCTTGAAATGGCTAAAAGCCTTGTTTATAGTTATATTGTATCTCTTCTTGAGCCTAAGGAATGGAGAATATTTCAAATTAACTTTAAGGATTTTCAAGCACAGTTTTTGTCAGATTATGAAGAATATATGATATTGGAGTTCGGAAAAGAAACATATAAAAAGTATCCGGAAATAGGAGCAATTATTCCGGTGGCGGTTTGTGTTTGTGATATGCTTTTAGGCGATAAAAAAGATAAAGTTGAGTTAATCACTGAGTCTGCACCGTTAGAACTCGGTACATTGCTTAAAAGAATGACAGGAATGTCGTTATTTGAAATAGCTGCAAAAATTGCTGAAATTTGGGAACTTGAAAAAGAAAAATGTGATATTATAAGAAACAGTGAATGTGAAAAATGCGAAAATCCTATAAGTGCACTTACTCATTTTCTGTTTTTTTATCTTGCAAGCAAACCGGCTTTTATGGATTTGAACTCATTAATTGAATTTAATCCTAAATGCATGGATTTAATACCTAAAACAACACAAAGGATAATGAATGCAGATTAGTGAACTTGAAAAGAGCTTGGGGTATCAGTTTAAAAACAAAAAATTGATAACCGAGGCTCTGACGCACAGAAGTTATAAGAAAGAAGTAAATAATGAAAGATTGGAATTCTTAGGTGATGCGGTAATGGATTTGATAGTAGGTGAATATCTTTTTCATCTATTTCCTAAAGCTGAGGAGGGAATTCTTTCAAAACTGAGAGCGGCGCTTGTAAATGAAGACTCTTTTACAAGGCTTGCTAAAAGATTAAATCTTGGTAAATATTTATATCTTTCGCCTGCGGAAGAAAATAATAACGGACGTGAAAAGCCGTCAATACTTTCAAGCGCATTTGAAGCGGTTATAGGGGCTATATATTTGGAAGCCGGGTTTGAAAAGGCAAAAGATGTGGCTCTTAGACTTTTAAAAGAAGAGTTTCCTATTATTACACCTGAGGAGTTGCTTAAAGATTATAAAACCACACTTCAGGAAATTACACAGGCTCATTTCGGAGTGGTACCTGAATACAGATTGATAAGTGCCAGCGGGCCTGATCATAAAAAAGAGTTTGAAATCGGTGTATTTATACAAGATAAAGAATACGCAAGGGCAAAAGGCAAAAGCAAAAAAACGGCGCAACAAGAAGGAGCGAGGCTTACTATTGACATGCTTAAAAAAGAGCTTAATTTATAAGTTGTGAAGTAGATAAGTTGTGAAGTTGTGAAGTGGTGAAAGATGGCAAAGATGGGGACAGATACGGCTAAAAAAGGAAAATAATGTTTAACAGTTTCGGAGAACTATTCAGATTTACGACATTCGGGGAGTCGCACGGAAAAGCCATAGGTGTTATCGTTGACGGTGTACCTGCCGGGCTTGATTTTGACGAAGAGTTTTTGCAAAACGAGCTTGATAGAAGAAAACCGGGCAAAAACAGATTCGCAACACAAAGAAAAGAAAGCGACAGGGCAGAAGTGCTAAGCGGTGTGTTTGAAGGTAAAACGACAGGTACTCCTATTGCAATAGTGATTTTCAATAAAGACCAAAAAAGCAAGGATTATTCAAACATAAAAGACTTGTTCCGTCCTGGGCATGCCGATTTTACGTATTGGAATAAATACGGAATCAGGGATTACAGGGGAGGAGGCAGAAGCTCTGCGCGTGAAACCGCCGCAAGGGTTGCAGCAGGTGCGGTTGCTAAAATGCTTTTAAAAGAGCTGAATATTGATATTAAAGCCGGAGTTATTGAAATTGGCGGGGTAAGAGCCAAAAAAGAAGATTATGAATACGCAAAAACATCACCTCTTTTTGCACTTGATGAAAAAGCTGAAGAAAAATGGATAGAACTTATAGATGAAAAAAGAAACGAGCATAATTCTTTGGGTGGAGTTGTGAAATTAAAAATTGACAATCTTCCCGTAGGCCTTGGAGAACCTATTTATTATAAACTTGACAATGTGCTGGCAAGCGCAATGGTGAGTATCAACGCCGTAAAAGGAATCTATATAGGAAACAGCGAAGCACATAAACTTACAGGCCTTGAAAATAACGATGAAATTACAAAAGAAGGTTTTTTGAGTAATAATGCCGGAGGTGTTTTAGGAGGTATAAGCAACGGGGAAAGTGTAGAAGCCGAAATATATTTCAAACCAACACCTTCGATTTTCAAAACCCAAAAAACAGTTGATATATACGGAAATGAAGTTGAAGTAGACCTTAAAGGAAGGCATGATCCGATAGTGGCAATCAGAGGAAGTGTTGTTGTGGAGGCAATGGCGGCATGCGTAATAGCCGATATGTTAATGCTTAATATGACAAGAAGAATAGATTATATTAAAAAAATATATCAGTAAATATATACGGCCAGCCATACGGCCGTTTTTTTTGTTTTTATTAATGTGTGAGTCGTGTTTGCAGGAATAAAAAGCCAATCTCCGGCTTTTAGTTTTTTAATTTCTCCGTTTATCTCTAT
This genomic interval from Nautilia profundicola AmH contains the following:
- a CDS encoding class II SORL domain-containing protein → MPKINRYQDISQIDREAKKDYIDRHSPFVHCEDTAKKGEKFKVKVKVGNEYSHPDDFDHYIAYVQLWNGETLLGQATFTPGTLGNQKDHVEVDFYIVPTSNKLKLTAMAYCTKHGLWESEVKEVSVSE
- the rnhA gene encoding ribonuclease HI; the protein is MKKIEIYTDGSSLGNPGPGGWCSVLRYKGHEKTISGGEELTTNNRMELKAVIEALKLLKEPCEIDLYADSTYVLKGISEWLENWKKKNFKNVKNVDLWQEFIEISKPHIINVNWVKGHSGHRENEICDKIAKEEAAKRKK
- a CDS encoding HDOD domain-containing protein, encoding MLISQEEIKKYLSQVPPVPESAMNTLKYLKEGDLKKAALEAENDLVLKKQIEHVVNSAYFSLPNKVEDTVQLFTMIGLEMAKSLVYSYIVSLLEPKEWRIFQINFKDFQAQFLSDYEEYMILEFGKETYKKYPEIGAIIPVAVCVCDMLLGDKKDKVELITESAPLELGTLLKRMTGMSLFEIAAKIAEIWELEKEKCDIIRNSECEKCENPISALTHFLFFYLASKPAFMDLNSLIEFNPKCMDLIPKTTQRIMNAD
- the rnc gene encoding ribonuclease III, with product MQISELEKSLGYQFKNKKLITEALTHRSYKKEVNNERLEFLGDAVMDLIVGEYLFHLFPKAEEGILSKLRAALVNEDSFTRLAKRLNLGKYLYLSPAEENNNGREKPSILSSAFEAVIGAIYLEAGFEKAKDVALRLLKEEFPIITPEELLKDYKTTLQEITQAHFGVVPEYRLISASGPDHKKEFEIGVFIQDKEYARAKGKSKKTAQQEGARLTIDMLKKELNL
- the aroC gene encoding chorismate synthase — its product is MFNSFGELFRFTTFGESHGKAIGVIVDGVPAGLDFDEEFLQNELDRRKPGKNRFATQRKESDRAEVLSGVFEGKTTGTPIAIVIFNKDQKSKDYSNIKDLFRPGHADFTYWNKYGIRDYRGGGRSSARETAARVAAGAVAKMLLKELNIDIKAGVIEIGGVRAKKEDYEYAKTSPLFALDEKAEEKWIELIDEKRNEHNSLGGVVKLKIDNLPVGLGEPIYYKLDNVLASAMVSINAVKGIYIGNSEAHKLTGLENNDEITKEGFLSNNAGGVLGGISNGESVEAEIYFKPTPSIFKTQKTVDIYGNEVEVDLKGRHDPIVAIRGSVVVEAMAACVIADMLMLNMTRRIDYIKKIYQ